Within Carassius gibelio isolate Cgi1373 ecotype wild population from Czech Republic chromosome A21, carGib1.2-hapl.c, whole genome shotgun sequence, the genomic segment ATTGCTCCGGCAATCATTGGGCTGATGAGCTAATCAGCGTGGCTGCacccagtgttaatttcgttgacgaagactatgacgaaaaatatttgtcaactaacctttttcacggacgaaaactaaataaaaactaaataaaaagtcagatatgatgacgaaaaacgtgacgaaatataactgacactttagtcaatgaataaaaatgagacgaaaatatatagGAGGGACAAATGGAGAAGAggtccaatcagagcgaatctttgagggtaggttgatctatgcagaagcagccgagccattttaaaaagccgcggcaaatgcaagcgcaacagctaaacaaagcagcagttacacagaaaagagaacaacgatgagtttgcagaaattcgcacagtttcgaggacgttttcttAACAGTTTAGTTGTTTATACAGGGAACTACAcagcgaccttttgaaatgccattgcgacccaaatttttatggggtcataaatgtatcactgattatttttgtacctacttatgtgtaatgctaatgttttaatatgagcatttattaaaacagaaatgtgtattttaagaatacgttttataacatgctccgagcattcaacacatcaagttggcttcagccccgcgatgcgggaaagttgaactgagcagctggttactcgcacaacactgaactgagctctccttcaggacgtttgcgttctcctgcacctgaacgaacaaaaacaaatcgcattttaaataaacataagaaaaagagcgaaaagtgaaagagctcaattcagcagcgcagtgttctggtgttcagggagcaagcagagacgcgtctcaaagtcttcttgcttttgtaccgacaacaaatacatactaaatatgtcgaaatacccgttttggaaagtgtgttcgaaaaagtctgtagttatgtcttcagtgaaagtaaagagttggaaagaaatcggatgcgtatctttataatggatgcatttgtctcttaaagtgccgtgcctaatttactagctctgctgtcagtgtctttaatgtatgaaaatgaaagtaaatcactcactgctcttgattgaattactttgtagttttaacaagaatttatccaaagtcaatccaaaaatcagatagaatagattatattgttttactagtgactaaaaaaaaaaaaaagaaaaaaaattattagggacctgagcatgttttgcttaagtgtttctttctttaattgctaatgcaaccttttcacaccacagactgaaccaaattaagcattgcatccgacattatcaagatgaatttgttgttctgacacagtttaaccctgagttattgtcatattttattaccaatttctaaactacagcaaataaactgtgatattgtaagaaacgtttgaaggtgtctgaatacattttggttttattgtgtattttattttacagtgatgaccagtgttgggtatagttactttggaaagtagttagttaggttacaacgttaccatcaactaaaagtaatcagttatgatacagcgttacctattcataaaagtaacgcgttagagtactcatgcgttaccaaaaattaaaagccgtttgcagcggctcacacatgacaaacacagcccccggcccctttaaatgcacctagaagtcgtgactcccgacaatgaataacgtcagtcatccgactaaattaacactgcaggataacaataaaaggaaagacagtcagcaatcggctattccacatggcgttttatttatttattatcacagaacatattattaatcaaaattcgcacctaacgttacccaacccgggtagcctaggctactgtatattatgagcaccacaagataactcctgatttttctttaactttaaataatgcagttatcaaagtacaagtatgcttacttgtaaacacaaccttaaacaggcttgcagatttaaatccatttagaaatgatgaacaaccagccagccaaatatctaacagaaattaacagctgcctgtcaaacaaaaatgataacaaaccgaattaaatccttcactgccacacaggcaaatgacaaatcgcttaatagccgaactaattattattaaagtgtcactcacagtcacaagcctaaattcgctttaacacagtcctcttacatttactcttcaaagtagtgattaaaacgtagcgttaaatttgaggtagaatttttggcggtcgacagaagcttttcaccaaagcagagtgtgcattttaccgttatgttcttttctttttcgttgacaaattgaaaatagtgtgcgtacttccataaaccaaacgctgtcctctctgccatcttgccgggagttcgaaaaaaaaaaaaaacccacacacacacacacacagggtcaggtgCAGTGCACacacgcatcacagccattgactttacgatcacagagcttcggctccgctgatacatccgcaggtggcacaatagacctaggcctactgtctgacaaaaagcaggctgcagtcgggattttcctttccttaaaataacggattactttttaaaaaaaataacgaagttactgattacttacgcacgaaactaacgcgttaagttacacatttcaggagaaaagtaattagagtactctaacgcgttactttgtaaactttgtgtaaatagcacaaataaagaaatagaatgaacatagaatacaaatataatataggtggttgtctatttcaataatactgtacttcatcttgaaagaatgtcatatgcattgcatattattcaggacgaatgcatatctttttcagagagcatgtgtAGCACCCTGCAAAATTTACATATTGTTTATTGTGTTCTGTTAACAGAACTGGGCCAGTTCAATTGTTCTTggtgtgtaatattttttttatttgtttgtttgttacaagtatttgatattaattcatatttgttaTTGAGTTATACAATTGTAAGGGGTTGAAATATCCTCTGTTGTGATTAACCTTTGAACcctctgtcattttattttgcattgggTGGCTAGGTGTCAGTTTGTTTATTATCCAATCAGTGCCATCCAGAGAGCAGTTTGGCAACCTACCGGATTTTGGAGGGGGCGGGACTAAGGAATCCGGGAGAGACGGAAAGAGCTATGAGCTAATGGCAAGTTCTGCACGATTGATTACTGTTAATCAAAGTTAAGAGCcaggggatttatttatttatttattgtcattgtgTTACCCTGTTAAAACGGGAGAGTGAGCTTTGTTTTGGAGCTGGTAAAATCGGCACAGAGACTCTACTGAAGAGCTAACGCCATAGCCATGTGCGAACTGTTACTGCAAAGCCATGTGCGTCGGATGCGGCCATACATGCTGCTGTAAGAGATGTGCTCATGATTCGCGCTGATTCCGGAGGTGTCTTGTGTTTGCACACGGACGAGACGGAGGTTCAGGACAGCTTCATTGCGTATCTTACCACGGGACAGAACGGTTTGGTAATCTTCCTGTGTTACCAAGGAACTGTGAGTAAAGACTATATCCTTTGGAAATATTTCACCCGAGCTCCAACAAGCGCGCCATCGTTGTGGTACCACAAAACTGAGCcttataagtagaaaaaaacccCGGggtaatgttcagttattttatttgataataagGACCTGTTGAAAGGGAAATTCACATGTTTctgaaaatttatataaatacattttgagttGAACATTCAATCTTTGTGGTCTGATATTTAATTGTGTTCGATTGGtgtgattcttttatttttatttatttatttatttggtaaataAGGGTTATAGTGTTTAAGTGCATGTGCATGGGAGTTTTATGCTcacagggaaaaaaaacaaaagcaaatgcaGTATAGCTATATTTAAGCTAACCAGGCCTCTCTACACTCTAGCCAGAGTCAAATACCCAAAGGTTTTATTTTCTGTGTATACATTCTGATTTTATATTCTAGTAATCCCTCATCAATTCATTTCCCCATGCACATGATAAATCCTTAAAAAGTGAAATTGAGGAGGAGGGTTACACGTGGGGGCTCGTTGTCCGGGATGTTGtttactgttgttttgtttttgtgagcaTGTTCTAAGAGAAAAAGGAAAGTCTGTGTTAAATGAGGTAGCTTAAAAGCCCTATAGCCACTTGTgttaaagagatttttttttttagagtttttttttttgattatgtgTATGTAAAGCTAATATAACATGGAGTCAGAACAGATTATCAAATGGTGTGAAGACAAAGGTATTGATGCAAGGAAAGCATTTGTGCTTAGTAAGGTTTCTCTTGGTGTTACTGATGAGACTGTGTATAAGGTACTGGATGAGGCCAAAGTTTTCGGTCCCTGTAAAATAAGAGGACGGTGTATAGAACACGTCAGTAAAAGCCAGTTAGTTTTAGTCGAAACTATGAACGATATGACTAAGACTGACATACCTGAACAGTTACTAGCTGGAGATGAGTTTGGACCTTGGATAGTGAATGTTACAGAGACCCAGAGTGTTCATGTAACTAGTGAAAGAGACTTCCAGTCCAGGTTGCTGTCATTTTTAGCAAATGAAGGGAAGACACTAGCTGATGTCTCATGCTTACTAACCTCTGCTTCTGCTCCACCCACCGCTCCAGACCTGAACACAAAGCTGGTGAATGCAATCTCCTCACTAGTTGAAAAATGTCAAGCCACGCCTGTGGATGGACCGGGCTATCGCAAGCTACGCATGTTCTCAGGTATGAAACCCACTCCGCATGGAGAAGAGGAGTATGATGCTTGGGCGGAACAGACCACCCACATGTTAGATGAGTGGCAGTGTTCTGATGTTGTTAAGAGACAGAGAGTAGCTGAGAGTCTTAAAGGGCCAGCAGCCGATATTGTCAGAGGTTTGAGAGTCACTAATCCTCAGGCCACTGCCAATGACTACCTTAAAGCTCTTGAAACAGCTTTTGGAACCACAGACAGTGCAGCTGATCTCATGGTGAGGTTTCGTAATACATTCCAGCAAGATGGTGAGAAATTATCAGCCTACTTACTCAGATTAGACAAGCTATTGCATGAAGTCCATCGTAAAGGCGGAATTGAAGTGATTGACATGAACCGAGCACGCATTGATCAAGTTGCTAGAGGCTCTCTGCCTCATGACCTTGTAGCCCTTCGCATAAGACTGACTTACAAACTCAAGCCTCCTCCCAGCTTTACTGAATTGCTTCGGGATGTAAGAGAAGAAGAGGAGATGATCCTTGAAAGACCGAATGTACAGAAAGTTACATCTTTAGCTATTAGTAAGCGCACAGAGTGTGCTTCAGCCTCAGTTGTACCTGTTTTGCCAGAGCCTGCGCCAGTCCTGCAAGATACTGCAATAGAGAGTCTAAGGAAAGAATTTCAAGGTCTCAAGACTGATGTTGCACGCCTCCTTTCTGCCTCTGTGACTGCATCGGCAAATGTGGCACAGCAGGTAGACCAGAACCCTAGCCAAAAAGCTACTGGAAACTCATATGCACGTGTGAAGGAGAGAGCTCCCAAACCTCAGTATCGTGCTGATGTCTTCTGCTacagatgtggtgaagatggTCATTTCCAGCGGGAGTGTCCAAACCCAGAAAATCTCAGAAAAGTGAACAAGCGTCTCTTGAAATTAAAACAGCCGATGGGAAACTTTCCAGGGGCTCAGTAGAGGAACGGCCTGACGCTCCGGAGAAGATACGTTCCACAAAGTGTCAC encodes:
- the LOC127941624 gene encoding paraneoplastic antigen Ma1 homolog, coding for MTKTDIPEQLLAGDEFGPWIVNVTETQSVHVTSERDFQSRLLSFLANEGKTLADVSCLLTSASAPPTAPDLNTKLVNAISSLVEKCQATPVDGPGYRKLRMFSGMKPTPHGEEEYDAWAEQTTHMLDEWQCSDVVKRQRVAESLKGPAADIVRGLRVTNPQATANDYLKALETAFGTTDSAADLMVRFRNTFQQDGEKLSAYLLRLDKLLHEVHRKGGIEVIDMNRARIDQVARGSLPHDLVALRIRLTYKLKPPPSFTELLRDVREEEEMILERPNVQKVTSLAISKRTECASASVVPVLPEPAPVLQDTAIESLRKEFQGLKTDVARLLSASVTASANVAQQVDQNPSQKATGNSYARVKERAPKPQYRADVFCYRCGEDGHFQRECPNPENLRKVNKRLLKLKQPMGNFPGAQ